In Chloroflexi bacterium ADurb.Bin180, the genomic stretch GTAACCGTCACAGATTGGGGACATGATCCGTCTCCCGTGTCTCGGCCTTGAGAGGGCAGTATCCCCGGCACAGCCAGTTCATGGGCATCTTGCTGAGGTCGTAGCCGGCAAGCTGCAGCGGGCTCCTGCCGCGCACCCTGGCCTGAGCATCCCGGGAGAAGGGCGTGAAGCGGTAGACCTTCTCAAACACGCCCAGGTAGAGTTGCGCTGTCTGGATGGACTCAAAGCCGCAAAAGTTCTGGTAGTGCTGGTCAAAGCGCCGGATGACCATCTCCGTGGCGTTGTTCGTCGCGGGGATGAGGTCGTTCTCCACGGAATTGACCAGGTGCGGCCAGTGCTGTGCCAGAAACTCGAATAGCCACTCCAGGACGGGCTCAGCCTGCGTCACCGCTTCGCGCCGGGCCAACAAGGCCTCGTAGCGGCTCCTGGCCAGTTGTTTGGTCTGTACCTGGAAGACGCGTACAACCTCGGCGCGCACTTCCTCAACCACGGGGTGCTGCTGGGCATAGTCGCGGCCCAATGTCTCGCGCAAGTAGCGGCTGACCTCCTGTTCGGCATGGAACAGGCACTCGTGATGCTGCGCCTTGGGGAACACCAACGCAATGACTGGACCATAGTCGCGGCGCAGATCGGTGACGACCACCTGCGGACGGTAGCCTTTGGCCCGCAACGCCAGCAAGAAGGCATGGGCGCTCTGTTGCGTGTTGTGGGGATAGATGGCGATGTGCAACAGGTCGTAGGTGTGGACGTCGACGGCCAGGTAGACGTACATCCAACACCGCCTTTTGCCTTCCGGTTTGTCACTTTTCGGCACCAGGACGTACTTTTCATCGACGCCGACCACCCCACTGGAGCGCACTAGGCCAAAGATGGCCGCCACGGGTAGCAGTTCGTGTCCCCAAGCACTGACCCAGCGATAGACCGTCATCTCACTCACTTGCAGAGCCTGACCGACCCGGCGATAGGTGCTGTAGCTCCAGCTGTAGGCTTGCAGGGCGCGGAGGTGCAGGTCCAGCCGGTAGGGCGAGTACGGCACCAGACCCGGTGGCATGTGGGTGAAGGTCTGGCGCGGGCACTCCTGATTGCGGCAGTAATAGCGGTAGACGGGCACCTCTTGCAGGTTTCCCTCGGCATCGTAGAACCTTTTCAGCCGCGGCCTGCGGCTCTTGGGCCCCACGTGCGTCGAACCGCAGACGGGGCAGCGAACTGTGTCGTCTTGGACCTCCTGCCGCTGACCAAAGAGGACCTGCTCCACCTGCCACAGCCAGGGCCGTGCCTTTGCCGGCGGAGGGGCCTCGACCCCCACTTCCCGGGCCAGAATCTGCAGGTCGGCCAGCGCTATCTGCTCTTCCACAGGTAGGGGCTGGCCTGTTTCCAGACACGTCTGCAAGTGATGGACCAGTCGTAGTAGTTCTTCTACCATCCACTTCTCGCGAAAACGAAAGGACCCCTTGGTCCAGCGATAGCGCTGCCGCAACTCCTGGCGTAGCGTAGTCCAGCCGCTCTGCTCCATCGCCTGGCGTACCTGGCGGCGATTGAGGGCCACGCCCTGGCTTTGTAGATGCTCGTACACCTCATCCTGGCACCACCAGGGAAAGGTGGCGCACACTCGGGCCACGCGACGAACCAGCTCGGGCGTCAGAATCTCGGGCGTGGACTGACCGAACAGCTCCGGCCAGGCACCACGCCACCAGTAGCCCTCGATACGGCTGACGTCGGGCTGAGGCAGCCCGAACCAGTCTGACACCTGCGTCTGTCGAACAAAAGGCGCCCGCCCGTCGCGTGTCCGACGGCTGCCCTGCCGAGGG encodes the following:
- a CDS encoding Transposase IS66 family protein, with product MKHTTKSLCRQFLPWHFPVVLSLLVLALLGRSVDSQAGWLSCPPQLAGLPATASHPKERPGLCLRARVHSLRRYLADSWPQPALRCLLLMTLQVHSGQGGRAALLCWPWLLWLWQVARAFWPELEREPVWRGGRWVLWQGQRLLIVSCVVMVVHQVWSAGPQEPAVAALNGGLPVALGCQLCGHDESRVEVVRSPDGGYQATLCGHFSVQVGGDHPFRSRLLLLFLRLLDGPSPRQGSRRTRDGRAPFVRQTQVSDWFGLPQPDVSRIEGYWWRGAWPELFGQSTPEILTPELVRRVARVCATFPWWCQDEVYEHLQSQGVALNRRQVRQAMEQSGWTTLRQELRQRYRWTKGSFRFREKWMVEELLRLVHHLQTCLETGQPLPVEEQIALADLQILAREVGVEAPPPAKARPWLWQVEQVLFGQRQEVQDDTVRCPVCGSTHVGPKSRRPRLKRFYDAEGNLQEVPVYRYYCRNQECPRQTFTHMPPGLVPYSPYRLDLHLRALQAYSWSYSTYRRVGQALQVSEMTVYRWVSAWGHELLPVAAIFGLVRSSGVVGVDEKYVLVPKSDKPEGKRRCWMYVYLAVDVHTYDLLHIAIYPHNTQQSAHAFLLALRAKGYRPQVVVTDLRRDYGPVIALVFPKAQHHECLFHAEQEVSRYLRETLGRDYAQQHPVVEEVRAEVVRVFQVQTKQLARSRYEALLARREAVTQAEPVLEWLFEFLAQHWPHLVNSVENDLIPATNNATEMVIRRFDQHYQNFCGFESIQTAQLYLGVFEKVYRFTPFSRDAQARVRGRSPLQLAGYDLSKMPMNWLCRGYCPLKAETRETDHVPNL